In the genome of Drosophila yakuba strain Tai18E2 chromosome 3R, Prin_Dyak_Tai18E2_2.1, whole genome shotgun sequence, one region contains:
- the LOC6535641 gene encoding coiled-coil domain-containing protein 124, which translates to MPKKMGINSKAVEARERKEATKKATQEKKTKEAEDRLWRDDDKNLAKKQLRKDEEERKRVEAAKRKAEAKALLDQEMSSINTQRKQPLAKINRQMILEEMEKKQRVIEAINEANKPVAARVVVQNHIEENLNRSMADTDVASNIDEALVVLSVNDSEEDKHPEKRMRAAYKTFESNNLPRIKAENPSLRMSQWKQLLMKEWNKSPDNPFNQAR; encoded by the exons ATGCCAAAGAAAATGGGAATCAACTCGAAGGCGGTGGAAGCTCGCGAGCGCAAGGAGGCCACCAAGAAGGCCACGCAGGAGAAGAAGACCAAGGAGGCAGAGGATCGCCTGTGGCGCGATGACGACAAGAATCTTGCCAAGAAACAACTGCGcaaggacgaggaggagcgcAAGCGGGTCGAGGCGGCCAAGCGAAAGGCGGAGGCCAAGGCGCTTCTGGACCAGGAAATGTCCTCCATCAACACGCAGCGCAAGCAGCCGCTGGCTAAGATTAACCGCCAAATGATTCTCGAGGAGATGGAGAAAAAGCAGCGCGTAATCGAGGCCATCAACGAGGCCAACAAGCCTGTGGCCGCTCGAGTGGTGGTCCAAAATCACATCGAGGAGAATCTAAACCGATCCATGGCCGACACGGATGTGGCGTCCAACATTGACGAGGCCCTGGTGGTGCTCAG tGTAAATGACAGCGAAGAGGACAAACATCCCGAGAAGCGAATGCGTGCTGCCTATAAAACCTTTGAATCCAACAATCTGCCCCGCATTAAGGCTGAGAATCCCTCACTTCGCATGTCCCAGTGGAAGCAACTGCTGATGAAAGAGTGGAACAAGTCCCCGGACAATCCCTTTAACCAGGCACGCTAA